In the genome of Muntiacus reevesi chromosome 5, mMunRee1.1, whole genome shotgun sequence, one region contains:
- the RAB29 gene encoding ras-related protein Rab-7L1 isoform X3 — translation MTRLYYRDASACVIMFDVTNATTFRNSQKWKQDLDSKLTLPNGEPVPCLLLANKCDLSPWAVSRDQVDRFSKENGFTGWTETSVKENKNINEAMRVLIEKMMSNSREDMSLSTQGNYINLQTKPSSSWACC, via the exons ATGACCCGACTTTACTATCGGGATGCCTCTGCCTGTGTTATTATGTTTGATGTTACCAATGCCACTACCTTCAGAAACAGCCAGAAATGGAAGCAAGACTTGGACAGCAAGCTTACACTGCCCAATGGAGAGCCAGTGCCCTGCCTGCTCTTAGCCAACAAG TGTGATCTATCCCCCTGGGCAGTAAGCCGAGACCAGGTTGACCGGTTCAGCAAAGAGAATGGTTTCACAGGTTGGACAGAAACCTCAGTCAAGGAGAACAAAAATATTAATGAGGCCATGAG agTCCTCATTGAAAAGATgatgagcaattccagagaagataTGTCTTTGTCCACTCAGGGGAACTACATCAACCTGCaaaccaagccctcctccagctgGGCCTGCTGCTAG
- the RAB29 gene encoding ras-related protein Rab-7L1 isoform X1, with translation MAPISSPRRGEISWPCYVARRSSPGEVRSASIPLAMNSRDHLFKVLVVGDAAVGKTSLVQRYSQDSFSKHYKSTVGVDFALKVLQWSDSEMVRLQLWDIAGQERFTSMTRLYYRDASACVIMFDVTNATTFRNSQKWKQDLDSKLTLPNGEPVPCLLLANKCDLSPWAVSRDQVDRFSKENGFTGWTETSVKENKNINEAMRVLIEKMMSNSREDMSLSTQGNYINLQTKPSSSWACC, from the exons ATGgcccccatctcctccccacGGCGAGGTGAAATAAGCTGGCCGTGTTACGTCGCCCGCCGGAGCAGCCCCGGGGAAGTCCGGTCGG CGTCCATCCCGCTAGCCATGAACAGCCGCGACCACCTGTTCAAAGTGTTGGTGGTGGGGGACGCCGCGGTGGGCAAGACGTCCCTGGTGCAGCGATATTCCCAGGACAGCTTCAGCAAACACTACAAGTCCACGGTGGGAG tGGACTTTGCTCTGAAGGTTCTCCAGTGGTCTGACTCAGAGATGGTGCGCCTCCAGCTGTGGGATATTGCAG GGCAGGAGCGCTTCACCTCTATGACCCGACTTTACTATCGGGATGCCTCTGCCTGTGTTATTATGTTTGATGTTACCAATGCCACTACCTTCAGAAACAGCCAGAAATGGAAGCAAGACTTGGACAGCAAGCTTACACTGCCCAATGGAGAGCCAGTGCCCTGCCTGCTCTTAGCCAACAAG TGTGATCTATCCCCCTGGGCAGTAAGCCGAGACCAGGTTGACCGGTTCAGCAAAGAGAATGGTTTCACAGGTTGGACAGAAACCTCAGTCAAGGAGAACAAAAATATTAATGAGGCCATGAG agTCCTCATTGAAAAGATgatgagcaattccagagaagataTGTCTTTGTCCACTCAGGGGAACTACATCAACCTGCaaaccaagccctcctccagctgGGCCTGCTGCTAG
- the RAB29 gene encoding ras-related protein Rab-7L1 isoform X2, producing the protein MNSRDHLFKVLVVGDAAVGKTSLVQRYSQDSFSKHYKSTVGVDFALKVLQWSDSEMVRLQLWDIAGQERFTSMTRLYYRDASACVIMFDVTNATTFRNSQKWKQDLDSKLTLPNGEPVPCLLLANKCDLSPWAVSRDQVDRFSKENGFTGWTETSVKENKNINEAMRVLIEKMMSNSREDMSLSTQGNYINLQTKPSSSWACC; encoded by the exons ATGAACAGCCGCGACCACCTGTTCAAAGTGTTGGTGGTGGGGGACGCCGCGGTGGGCAAGACGTCCCTGGTGCAGCGATATTCCCAGGACAGCTTCAGCAAACACTACAAGTCCACGGTGGGAG tGGACTTTGCTCTGAAGGTTCTCCAGTGGTCTGACTCAGAGATGGTGCGCCTCCAGCTGTGGGATATTGCAG GGCAGGAGCGCTTCACCTCTATGACCCGACTTTACTATCGGGATGCCTCTGCCTGTGTTATTATGTTTGATGTTACCAATGCCACTACCTTCAGAAACAGCCAGAAATGGAAGCAAGACTTGGACAGCAAGCTTACACTGCCCAATGGAGAGCCAGTGCCCTGCCTGCTCTTAGCCAACAAG TGTGATCTATCCCCCTGGGCAGTAAGCCGAGACCAGGTTGACCGGTTCAGCAAAGAGAATGGTTTCACAGGTTGGACAGAAACCTCAGTCAAGGAGAACAAAAATATTAATGAGGCCATGAG agTCCTCATTGAAAAGATgatgagcaattccagagaagataTGTCTTTGTCCACTCAGGGGAACTACATCAACCTGCaaaccaagccctcctccagctgGGCCTGCTGCTAG